Proteins found in one Panthera tigris isolate Pti1 chromosome B3, P.tigris_Pti1_mat1.1, whole genome shotgun sequence genomic segment:
- the LRP10 gene encoding low-density lipoprotein receptor-related protein 10 — translation MLPTTLLLLLLGGAVAYPDRIIFPNPACEDPPAVLLEVQGTLQRPLRDSRSSPANCTWLILGSKEQTVTVRFQKLRLACGSERLILRSPLQPQISLCEAPASPLQLPGGNVTITYSYAGARAPVGQGFLLSYSQDWLMCLEEEFQCLNHRCVPLAQRCDRIDACGDGSDEAGCSSDPFPDLTPAPVPTPPCNHTLEDFYGVFSSPGYSHLASGSHPQSCLWLLDPHDGRRLAVRFTALDLGYGDAVHVYDGPGPPKTPRLLRSLTHFSNGKSVTVETLSGQAIVAYHTVAWSHGRGFNATYHVRGYCLPWDRPCGLGTGLGASEGLGERCYSEAQRCDGSWDCADGTDEENCPGCPPGHFPCGPAGTTSTTACYLPADRCNYQTFCADGADERRCRHCQPGNFRCRDEKCVYETWVCDGQPDCADGSDEWDCSYALPRKVITAAVIGSLVCGLLLVIALGCTCKLYAIRTQEYSIFAPLSRMEAEIVQQQAPPSYGQLIAQGAIPPVEDFPTENPNDNSVLGNLRSLLQILRQDMTPGGASGARRRQRGRSMRRLVRRLRRWGLLPRTNPPARNPETRSQVTLSAAPLESLDGNTGPALEGGAEGGQDGEQAPPLPVKAPLPSTSTSPALPTISEAPGPPPSMSPESSLLSGVVQALRGRLLPSLRPPGPTRTPPEPHTTVLSPEDEDDVLLVPLAEPGVWVVEAEDEPLLA, via the exons ATGCTGCCCaccactctcctcctcctcctcctag GAGGCGCTGTGGCCTATCCAGACCGGATCATTTTCCCAAATCCTG CCTGTGAGGACCCCCCGGCAGTGCTCTTGGAAGTGCAGGGTACCTTACAGAGGCCCCTGCGGGACAGCCGCAGCTCACCTGCCAACTGCACGTGGCTCATCCTGGGCAGCAAGGAGCAGACTGTGACAGTCAG GTTCCAAAAACTGCGCCTGGCCTGTGGCTCAGAGCGCTTAATCCTGCGCTCCCCTCTCCAGCCACAGATCTCCCTGTGTGAGGCACCAGCCAGCCCTCTGCAGCTGCCTGGGGGCAATGTCACCATCACCTACAGCTATGCTGGGGCCAGAGCACCCGTGGGCCAGGGCTTCCTGCTCTCCTACAGCCAAG ATTGGCTGATGTGCCTGGAGGAGGAGTTCCAGTGCCTGAACCACCGCTGTGTGCCCTTGGCCCAGCGCTGCGACAGGATCGATGCCTGTGGCGATGGCTCTGATGAGGCAGGTTGCAGCTCAGACCCTTTCCCTGACCTGaccccagcccctgtccccaccccaccctgcaaTCATACCTTGGAAGACTTTTACGGGGTCTTCTCTTCCCCTGGATACTCACACCTGGCCTCAGGCTCCCACCCCCAGTCCTGCCTCTGGCTGTTGGACCCCCATGATGGCCGGCGCCTGGCGGTGCGCTTCACGGCCCTGGACCTGGGCTATGGAGATGCAGTACATGTGTATGATGGCCCTGGGCCTCCCAAGACCCCTCGGCTACTGCGCAGCCTCACCCACTTCAGCAATGGCAAGTCTGTCACCGTGGAGACGCTGTCTGGCCAGGCCATCGTGGCCTACCACACAGTTGCTTGGAGCCATGGTCGGGGCTTCAATGCCACCTACCATGTGCGAGGCTACTGCTTGCCTTGGGATCGGCCCTGTGGCTTAGGCACTGGCCTGGGGGCTAGTGAGGGCCTCGGTGAGCGCTGCTACAGTGAGGCCCAGCGCTGTGATGGCTCATGGGACTGTGCCGACGGCACGGACGAGGAAAACTGCCCCGGCTGCCCACCTGGACACTTCCCCTGTGGGCCTGCCGGCACAACCAGCACCACAGCCTGCTACCTGCCCGCTGACCGCTGCAACTACCAGACTTTCTGTGCTGATGGAGCAGACGAGAGACGCTGCCGGCACTGCCAGCCTGGCAACTTCCGCTGCCGGGATGAGAAGTGCGTGTATGAGACATGGGTGTGCGACGGGCAGCCAGACTGTGCCGACGGCAGCGATGAGTGGGACTGTTCCTATGCCCTGCCCCGCAAGGTCATTACAGCTGCGGTCATTGGCAGCCTGGTGTGCGGCTTGCTACTGGTCATTGCCCTGGGCTGCACCTGCAAACTCTATGCCATTCGCACCCAGGAGTACAG CATCTTCGCGCCCCTGTCCCGGATGGAGGCTGAGATTGTGCAGCAGCAGGCCCCACCCTCCTATGGGCAGCTCATTGCCCAGGGTGCCATCCCACCAGTAGAGGACTTCCCTACGGAGAACCCTAATGAT AACTCAGTGCTGGGCAACCTGCGTTCTCTGCTACAGATCTTGCGCCAGGATATGACTCCAGGGGGTGCCTCAGGTGCCCGCCGCCGCCAGAGGGGCCGCTCTATGCGCCGCCTGGTGCGCCGTCTACGCCGCTGGGGCCTGCTTCCTCGAACCAACCCCCCAGCCCGGAACCCAGAGACCAGATCCCAGGTCAcactctctgctgctccccttgAGTCCCTAGATGGCAACACAGGTCCGGCCCTTGAGGGCGGGGCGGAAGGTGGGCAGGATGGGGAACAGGCACCCCCACTGCCCGTCAAGGCTCCCCTCCCATCTACCAGCACATCTCCAGCCCTCCCTACCATCTCTGAGGCCCCAGGGCCACCGCCCTCCATGTCCCCAGAGTCATCACTGCTGTCGGGAGTGGTGCAGGCCCTGCGAGGCCGCCTTCTGCCCAGCCTTCGGCCCCCAGGACCAACCCGGACCCCACCTGAACCCCACACAACAGTCCTGTCCCCAGAGGATGAGGACGATGTGCTTCTGGTGCCACTGGCTGAGCCAGGGGTCTGGGTAGTCGAAGCAGAGGATGAGCCACTGCTTGCCTGA
- the REM2 gene encoding GTP-binding protein REM 2 isoform X1, which yields MHTDLDTDMDTDTETTALCPSGSHQASPPGTPIPETDATLLKKPEKLLAGLDRGGPPPAPGAPRRRGSMPVPYKHQLRRAQAIDELDWPPQASSSGSSDSLGSGEAAPTEQDGIFKVMLVGESGVGKSTLAGTFGGLQGDSAHEPENPAEDTYERRIMVDKEEVTLIVYDIWEQGDAGGWLRDHCLQTGDAFLIVFSVTDRRSFSKVPETLLRLRAERPHHDLPVILVGNKSDLARSREVSLEEGRHLAGTLSCKHIETSAALHHNTRELFEGAVRQIRLRRGRSRAGGPRPEWGSPHGPAPPARRESLTKKAKRFLANLVPRNAKFFKQRSRSCHDLSVL from the exons ATGCACACGGACCTCGACACGGacatggacacagacacagaaaccaCAGCACTCTGCCCCTCCGGCAGCCACCAGGCCTCCCCCCCCGGGACGCCCATACCAG AAACAGATGCCACACTGCTGAAGAAGCCAGAGAAGCTGTTGGCAGGGTTGGACCGGGGTGGGCCACCACCGGCCCCAGGGGCACCCAGACGAAGAGGCAGTATGCCTGTTCCCTACAAGCACCAGCTGCGGCGTGCCCAAGCTATAGATGAACTTGACTGGCCACCTCAAGCCTCATCCTCTGGCTCCTCTGACTCCTTGGGCTCGGGGGAGGCAGCCCCCACCGAACAAGATGGCATCTTCAAGGTCATGCTGGTAGGGGAGAGCGGCGTGGGCAAGAGCACCCTAGCAGGCACTTTCGGCGGTCTCCAGGGAGATAGTGCTCATGAGCCAGAGAACCCAG CAGAGGATACCTATGAAAGACGCATCATGGTGGATAAGGAGGAAGTGACTCTAATTGTTTATGACATCTGGGAACAG GGGGACGCAGGGGGGTGGCTGCGGGACCACTGCCTTCAGACCGGGGATGCCTTTCTCATCGTCTTCTCAGTCACCGACCGACGAAGCTTCTCCAAAGTTCCAGAGACCCTACTTCGGCTCCGGGCTGAGAGGCCCCACCACGACCTCCCCGTCATCCTCGTTGGAAACAAGAGCGACCTAGCCCGCTCGCGGGAGGTCTCACTGGAGG AGGGCCGCCACCTGGCAGGGACACTGAGCTGCAAGCACATCGAGACGTCGGCGGCGCTGCACCACAACACGCGGGAGCTCTTCGAGGGCGCGGTGCGCCAGATCCGGCTGCGGCGGGGCCGGAGCCGTGCCGGGGGCCCGCGGCCCGAGTGGGGCAGCCCCCACGGCCCCGCGCCGCCCGCGCGCCGCGAGAGCCTCACCAAGAAGGCCAAGCGCTTCCTTGCCAACCTGGTGCCGCGCAACGCCAAGTTCTTCAAGCAGCGCTCCAGGTCGTGTCACGACCTCTCCGTGCTCTGA
- the REM2 gene encoding GTP-binding protein REM 2 isoform X2 produces the protein MHTDLDTDMDTDTETTALCPSGSHQASPPGTPIPETDATLLKKPEKLLAGLDRGGPPPAPGAPRRRGSMPVPYKHQLRRAQAIDELDWPPQASSSGSSDSLGSGEAAPTEQDGIFKVMLVGESGVGKSTLAGTFGGLQGDSAHEPENPEDTYERRIMVDKEEVTLIVYDIWEQGDAGGWLRDHCLQTGDAFLIVFSVTDRRSFSKVPETLLRLRAERPHHDLPVILVGNKSDLARSREVSLEEGRHLAGTLSCKHIETSAALHHNTRELFEGAVRQIRLRRGRSRAGGPRPEWGSPHGPAPPARRESLTKKAKRFLANLVPRNAKFFKQRSRSCHDLSVL, from the exons ATGCACACGGACCTCGACACGGacatggacacagacacagaaaccaCAGCACTCTGCCCCTCCGGCAGCCACCAGGCCTCCCCCCCCGGGACGCCCATACCAG AAACAGATGCCACACTGCTGAAGAAGCCAGAGAAGCTGTTGGCAGGGTTGGACCGGGGTGGGCCACCACCGGCCCCAGGGGCACCCAGACGAAGAGGCAGTATGCCTGTTCCCTACAAGCACCAGCTGCGGCGTGCCCAAGCTATAGATGAACTTGACTGGCCACCTCAAGCCTCATCCTCTGGCTCCTCTGACTCCTTGGGCTCGGGGGAGGCAGCCCCCACCGAACAAGATGGCATCTTCAAGGTCATGCTGGTAGGGGAGAGCGGCGTGGGCAAGAGCACCCTAGCAGGCACTTTCGGCGGTCTCCAGGGAGATAGTGCTCATGAGCCAGAGAACCCAG AGGATACCTATGAAAGACGCATCATGGTGGATAAGGAGGAAGTGACTCTAATTGTTTATGACATCTGGGAACAG GGGGACGCAGGGGGGTGGCTGCGGGACCACTGCCTTCAGACCGGGGATGCCTTTCTCATCGTCTTCTCAGTCACCGACCGACGAAGCTTCTCCAAAGTTCCAGAGACCCTACTTCGGCTCCGGGCTGAGAGGCCCCACCACGACCTCCCCGTCATCCTCGTTGGAAACAAGAGCGACCTAGCCCGCTCGCGGGAGGTCTCACTGGAGG AGGGCCGCCACCTGGCAGGGACACTGAGCTGCAAGCACATCGAGACGTCGGCGGCGCTGCACCACAACACGCGGGAGCTCTTCGAGGGCGCGGTGCGCCAGATCCGGCTGCGGCGGGGCCGGAGCCGTGCCGGGGGCCCGCGGCCCGAGTGGGGCAGCCCCCACGGCCCCGCGCCGCCCGCGCGCCGCGAGAGCCTCACCAAGAAGGCCAAGCGCTTCCTTGCCAACCTGGTGCCGCGCAACGCCAAGTTCTTCAAGCAGCGCTCCAGGTCGTGTCACGACCTCTCCGTGCTCTGA